A part of Desulfovibrio psychrotolerans genomic DNA contains:
- a CDS encoding SemiSWEET transporter: protein MIPVQYVELVGSVAGCLTTLAFLPQVLRVWRTKSVRDISLLTYIALTCGVFLWFLYGLGVGSYPIITANGITFVLSLSILVMKLRYARR from the coding sequence ATGATTCCTGTACAGTATGTGGAGCTTGTCGGCTCGGTTGCCGGCTGCCTGACAACCCTCGCCTTCCTGCCGCAGGTGCTCAGGGTATGGCGGACCAAGTCGGTGCGCGATATCTCTCTTCTTACCTACATCGCGCTGACCTGCGGCGTGTTTCTCTGGTTTCTGTACGGTCTGGGTGTGGGGTCGTATCCCATTATCACTGCCAACGGCATAACCTTTGTCCTTTCACTGTCCATTCTGGTGATGAAACTGCGCTACGCGCGCAGATAG
- a CDS encoding SDR family oxidoreductase → MQAEKLTAPVLVTGATGYVGGRLVPLLLEKGYRVRAMVRSARKLGCRPWAAHPNLEITEADLHDTQSLRNALSGCGAVYYLVHSMTARHNDFKQADRTAAYNMVRALKNSGVQRVIYLSGLVPDDSAISPHLRSRAEVAEILSLSDTPVTVLRAAQILGSGSASFEIVRYLADRLPVMVTPRWVRTECQPIAISNVLEYLEGVLRVPETEGKTYDIGGPDILTYKDLFDIYAQEAGLRKRLIIPVPLLTPYVSSLWLNLVTPVPTVLARPLVEGLRNRVVCSENTIRELIPQELTGVRQAVRLALDKLRQHTVPTCWSDAGTPPVPEWIACGDASFAGGTVLHSAHMVRIHAEPDEVWTHIRRIGGETGWYQGDALWRLRGFVDKLLGGPGLRRGRRHPEELFVGDALDFWRVLDIREERRLLLLAEMRLPGEALLEFTLTPAEQDDASGAGGQEGQTGQAPQTELVMTARFLPRGLWGIVYWYAMHPFHLGIFSGMLRAIARKTGKDITAGPVRLKDSRSRFDGSGGSGTGNSGSGGCAL, encoded by the coding sequence ATGCAGGCAGAAAAGTTGACCGCCCCGGTTCTGGTTACGGGGGCTACGGGATACGTGGGTGGCAGGCTGGTGCCGCTGCTGCTGGAAAAGGGATACCGCGTGCGCGCCATGGTGCGCTCTGCGCGCAAACTGGGGTGCAGACCGTGGGCGGCACACCCCAATCTGGAAATTACCGAGGCGGACCTGCACGATACGCAGAGCCTGCGTAACGCCCTTTCCGGCTGCGGCGCGGTCTACTACCTTGTGCACTCCATGACCGCCCGCCACAACGACTTCAAACAGGCGGACAGGACTGCCGCCTATAATATGGTGCGTGCGCTCAAAAACAGCGGCGTGCAGCGGGTCATATACCTTTCCGGGCTGGTGCCCGATGATTCCGCCATTAGCCCGCACCTGCGTTCCCGCGCCGAGGTGGCGGAGATTCTCTCCCTCTCGGACACCCCCGTCACCGTGCTGCGGGCTGCGCAGATTCTGGGGTCCGGCAGCGCATCGTTCGAGATTGTGCGGTACCTCGCAGACCGTCTGCCCGTGATGGTCACCCCGAGATGGGTGCGTACGGAATGCCAGCCCATAGCCATATCCAACGTGCTGGAATATCTGGAAGGCGTCCTGCGCGTGCCGGAAACGGAAGGAAAGACCTATGATATCGGCGGGCCGGACATCCTCACCTACAAGGACCTTTTCGATATCTACGCGCAGGAAGCCGGACTGCGCAAACGGCTCATCATTCCCGTGCCCCTGCTCACGCCCTATGTCAGCTCCCTGTGGCTGAACCTTGTCACCCCCGTGCCCACGGTGCTTGCCCGCCCGTTGGTGGAAGGGCTGCGCAATCGGGTGGTCTGTTCAGAAAACACCATCCGTGAACTCATACCGCAGGAACTGACGGGCGTGCGGCAGGCTGTGCGGCTGGCGCTGGACAAGCTGCGCCAGCACACGGTGCCCACCTGCTGGAGCGATGCCGGAACGCCGCCCGTGCCGGAATGGATAGCCTGCGGCGATGCCTCGTTTGCGGGCGGCACGGTTCTGCACAGCGCGCACATGGTGCGCATTCATGCTGAACCGGACGAAGTATGGACGCATATACGACGCATCGGGGGCGAGACGGGATGGTATCAGGGCGACGCCCTGTGGCGGCTGCGAGGCTTTGTGGACAAACTGCTGGGTGGTCCCGGGCTGCGGCGCGGCAGACGCCACCCGGAAGAATTGTTTGTGGGCGATGCGCTGGATTTTTGGCGCGTGCTGGATATCCGGGAAGAAAGACGGCTCCTGCTGCTGGCAGAAATGCGTTTGCCGGGCGAGGCCCTGCTGGAATTCACACTGACCCCGGCGGAACAGGATGACGCATCCGGCGCAGGCGGACAGGAAGGACAGACAGGACAGGCACCGCAGACGGAACTGGTAATGACCGCACGGTTCCTGCCGCGCGGCCTGTGGGGCATTGTGTACTGGTACGCCATGCACCCGTTCCATCTGGGCATCTTCAGCGGCATGCTGCGTGCCATAGCCCGCAAGACCGGAAAGGATATCACGGCCGGCCCCGTGCGTCTTAAGGACAGCCGTTCGCGATTTGACGGTTCCGGCGGCAGCGGGACAGGCAACAGCGGCTCCGGGGGCTGCGCCCTGTAA
- a CDS encoding FAD-dependent oxidoreductase, whose translation MASAHTPGTDHDWLIPEEGQKHLKDVFKSLKGTVRLVLFTSDEPDNQFNLFATRFAADLALLSDKIVTERHALDSDTARRHDVTLGPTLLVNPDDYRIRFTGAPLGEEARALIETIMLISLGVSGLSAASRQILDELDGLDEQDRQRHPRVFSSPGCPYCPGQFMNAVKCAIAKPQLVSAECVDSDEFPDLSARYGVGSVPHTAFSETHSGIGLMPEERFVLELVALKGAEDALRERGLVQDGPAHPEHDMAVEEYDIIILGAGPAGLTAGIYAERSGLRSIVLDKSIIGGQVAVTPVVENYPGFKNVGGMNLVEILTAHTREYANVRENEPVEEVKLGRQIEVFTPKAVYLGKALVFATGSQWRSLGVPGEKTYYANGVSYCASCDGFGYRGKKVLMVGGGNSALTDALHLKNLGVDVTIVHRRDSFRAEKALQDSLTRESIPVIWNTTVEEIVGEDGRVTGAVLRDTAADKTFTFACDGVFVAIGHVANTELASQIGIVLNADGTIKVDRSMRSNIPRVYAAGDVTGGVRQIVTAVGEGATAALSAFEDIQNPYWKKSG comes from the coding sequence ATGGCATCTGCACATACACCCGGCACCGATCACGACTGGCTCATCCCCGAAGAGGGGCAAAAGCACCTGAAGGACGTCTTCAAAAGCCTGAAAGGCACCGTTCGGCTGGTGCTGTTCACCTCTGATGAACCGGATAATCAGTTCAACCTTTTTGCCACCCGCTTTGCGGCGGACCTTGCCCTGCTTTCAGACAAGATTGTCACCGAGCGGCATGCGCTGGACAGCGATACGGCGCGCAGGCATGACGTGACGCTGGGCCCCACGCTGCTGGTCAACCCGGACGACTACCGCATCCGCTTTACCGGCGCACCGCTGGGGGAAGAGGCACGCGCCCTCATAGAAACCATCATGCTGATTTCCCTTGGGGTGAGCGGCCTTTCCGCCGCCTCGCGCCAAATTCTGGATGAACTGGACGGACTGGACGAACAGGACAGGCAGCGCCATCCGCGGGTCTTTTCCTCGCCGGGGTGTCCGTACTGCCCCGGACAGTTCATGAACGCCGTTAAATGCGCCATTGCCAAGCCGCAGCTAGTTTCCGCAGAATGCGTGGATTCCGATGAATTCCCAGATCTTTCCGCACGGTACGGCGTGGGTTCTGTGCCGCATACGGCTTTCAGCGAAACGCACAGCGGCATAGGACTTATGCCTGAAGAACGGTTCGTGCTCGAACTGGTGGCCCTGAAAGGGGCCGAAGATGCCCTGCGGGAGCGCGGGCTGGTGCAGGACGGGCCTGCACACCCTGAACACGACATGGCGGTGGAGGAATATGACATCATCATCCTTGGCGCAGGACCCGCAGGGCTTACGGCGGGCATCTACGCAGAACGCTCCGGCCTGCGCAGCATAGTGCTGGACAAGTCCATCATCGGCGGGCAGGTGGCCGTGACCCCCGTGGTGGAAAACTACCCCGGATTCAAGAACGTGGGCGGCATGAATCTGGTGGAAATTCTCACCGCGCATACCCGCGAATATGCCAATGTACGGGAAAACGAGCCGGTGGAAGAAGTAAAGCTCGGCAGGCAGATAGAGGTCTTTACGCCCAAGGCGGTCTATCTGGGCAAGGCGCTGGTCTTTGCCACGGGTTCCCAATGGCGCAGCCTTGGCGTGCCCGGTGAAAAAACATACTACGCCAACGGTGTTTCCTACTGCGCCTCCTGCGACGGGTTCGGCTACCGGGGCAAAAAGGTGCTCATGGTGGGCGGCGGCAACAGCGCGCTCACCGATGCCCTGCACCTGAAGAATCTGGGCGTGGATGTCACCATCGTACACCGGCGCGACAGCTTCCGCGCGGAAAAGGCGTTGCAGGATTCATTGACCCGTGAGAGCATACCTGTCATCTGGAACACCACGGTGGAAGAGATTGTGGGTGAGGATGGACGCGTGACCGGCGCGGTTCTGCGCGATACGGCAGCGGACAAGACCTTTACCTTTGCGTGCGATGGCGTGTTTGTGGCCATAGGCCATGTGGCAAACACGGAACTCGCTTCCCAGATCGGCATTGTTCTGAATGCGGACGGCACCATCAAGGTGGACCGCAGCATGCGCTCGAATATTCCCCGCGTCTACGCAGCAGGCGATGTGACCGGGGGCGTACGGCAGATAGTCACTGCCGTGGGAGAGGGAGCCACCGCCGCCCTCTCCGCCTTTGAGGACATACAGAACCCCTACTGGAAAAAGAGCGGTTGA
- a CDS encoding glycosyltransferase family 2 protein: MPALAPLISVIMPAYNAATTVCAAVESVLAQTCTDFELIAVDDGSTDHTARLLEAHARRDARIRLLRLPHGGIVPALNAGLEAAQGRFIARMDADDLCLPQRLEMQAGYLQQHSEVGLAGCRVHFGGAPGGYARYVDWINSLLAPEEIALERFRESPFAHPSVMFRAELVTAHGGYADGPFPEDYELWLRWMEAGVRMAKLPQTLLLWSDPPTRLSRTDSRYSTDCFYAMKTAYLARWLAARNPFHPRITVIGAGKTSRRRALPLLDLGMEIAAWIDVDPRKIGNIVHGIPVRGREALPKPGTGFCLAYLAGHGAADELREFLHPAGYVPGRDYLLVS; this comes from the coding sequence ATGCCTGCCTTAGCACCGCTCATCTCCGTGATCATGCCCGCCTACAACGCCGCCACCACCGTTTGCGCGGCTGTGGAAAGCGTGCTTGCGCAGACCTGCACAGACTTTGAACTCATTGCCGTGGACGACGGCTCCACCGACCACACCGCCCGCCTGCTGGAGGCCCATGCCCGGCGTGATGCGCGGATACGCCTGCTCCGCCTGCCGCACGGGGGTATTGTGCCCGCCCTGAACGCAGGGCTTGAGGCGGCACAGGGCCGGTTCATTGCGCGCATGGACGCGGACGATCTCTGCCTGCCGCAGCGTCTGGAAATGCAGGCGGGGTATCTGCAGCAGCATTCGGAGGTTGGCCTTGCGGGGTGCCGGGTGCATTTCGGCGGCGCCCCCGGAGGCTATGCCCGCTATGTGGACTGGATAAACAGCCTGCTCGCGCCGGAAGAGATTGCGCTGGAACGGTTCCGGGAATCGCCTTTTGCCCATCCTTCGGTCATGTTCCGCGCGGAACTGGTTACGGCGCACGGCGGCTATGCCGACGGGCCCTTCCCCGAAGACTACGAACTCTGGCTGCGCTGGATGGAAGCGGGCGTGCGCATGGCCAAACTGCCGCAAACCCTGCTGCTCTGGAGCGACCCGCCCACACGCCTTTCCCGCACCGACAGCCGCTACAGCACCGACTGCTTCTATGCCATGAAAACGGCCTACCTTGCCCGCTGGCTTGCCGCCCGCAACCCTTTCCACCCGCGCATCACCGTCATTGGCGCGGGCAAGACCAGCCGCAGGCGCGCCCTGCCCCTGCTGGACCTGGGGATGGAGATCGCGGCATGGATAGACGTGGACCCCCGCAAGATAGGCAACATTGTCCACGGCATTCCCGTGCGGGGCAGAGAGGCGCTTCCCAAGCCGGGAACGGGGTTCTGCCTTGCCTACCTCGCCGGGCACGGCGCGGCGGACGAGCTGCGGGAATTTCTGCATCCGGCGGGCTATGTGCCGGGGCGGGACTACCTGCTGGTTTCGTAA
- a CDS encoding glycosyltransferase codes for MDTARLDAGRTTGGTATASSATPARTGNTGTRMEASTGANSATSAGTHSEADTEADKRHNGNAGLAREGATLRADLHVHSRFSTRPSEWILQKLGCAESYTDPIALYHTAKRQGMDLVTITDHNTIDGALQIAHLPGTFISEEVTAYFPEDRCKLHVLCYGITETQHHEIQRLRTNVYELVDYFLEQGIPHAMAHAMYSLNGKLTPRHIERLMLLFRTFELNGSRNRVLNDTLCDIIASLDKPRVERMVNEHNLLPRMSQPWLKQLIAGSDDHSSLNIARSHTLVHHVQGDGQARIRDFLEGISDGRSEPQGMAAQPETMAHNLYSIAYQFYKNKFGLSRHVNRDLLLRFADRALTSSPEPTGGFISRLHSLIGFRRAKHVFARPPRSVQGLLQKEAEEIIWNDAELRTLINTLDNSGVASEQAWFRFVNHASETVMKNLADSLMGHALGANLFSVFNTIGSAGSLYAMLAPYFVAYSLFTKDRTFCTETRDRFILQEGPRPRLHIGHFTDTYYDVNGVARTLQMQLDIAHKTGKQLKVITCAPEADFAASCDKRPGVVNFSPIGTFAMPEYSELRLYYPPVLRMLQYAYEQDFTHIHSATPGPVGLVALAVARILQLPIHGTYHTAFPQYVSMLTDDTGLEDAMWRYMIWYYNQMDRVYVPSHATGEELIAKGLPREKVVFYQRGIDTQRFHPSYRNGFFKRYNLDTVPGTGEMKFIYVGRISREKNIHVLTEAFRLAATRQRNIRLVIVGDGPYREEMERDLAGLPATFTGYLTGDDLAAAYASSDVFVFPSGTDTFGNVVLEAQASGLPVIVTDMGGPKENLIPGETGHIVPEGDPVALAEAIMLMAGQPERVEAMRTAARDYTEGRSFEACFIHQWEMYREKRVA; via the coding sequence ATGGACACGGCAAGACTTGACGCGGGGAGGACGACAGGCGGCACAGCGACAGCTTCTTCAGCCACCCCTGCCCGGACCGGAAACACCGGCACGCGCATGGAAGCCAGCACCGGAGCGAACTCCGCAACCAGTGCCGGTACACATTCCGAGGCAGACACGGAAGCAGACAAACGGCATAACGGCAATGCCGGATTGGCCCGCGAAGGCGCAACGCTACGGGCAGACCTGCATGTGCATTCCCGTTTTTCCACCCGGCCCTCGGAATGGATACTGCAAAAGCTGGGATGCGCCGAAAGCTACACCGACCCCATAGCCCTGTACCACACCGCGAAACGTCAGGGCATGGATCTGGTGACCATAACGGACCACAACACCATTGACGGCGCACTCCAGATAGCCCACCTGCCGGGCACCTTTATTTCCGAGGAAGTCACCGCCTATTTTCCCGAAGACCGCTGCAAGCTCCATGTGCTGTGCTACGGCATTACCGAAACCCAGCACCACGAAATCCAGCGCCTGCGCACAAATGTTTACGAGCTTGTGGACTACTTCCTTGAACAGGGCATTCCCCACGCCATGGCCCACGCCATGTACTCGCTCAACGGCAAGCTCACGCCACGCCACATTGAGCGCCTTATGCTGCTTTTCCGCACTTTTGAACTGAACGGCTCGCGCAACAGGGTGCTCAACGACACCCTGTGCGACATCATCGCCTCGCTGGACAAGCCCCGCGTGGAACGCATGGTGAATGAACACAACCTGCTCCCGCGCATGTCGCAGCCGTGGTTGAAGCAGCTTATCGCCGGTTCGGACGACCATTCCTCGCTGAATATTGCTCGAAGCCACACCCTAGTGCACCACGTTCAGGGTGACGGACAGGCCCGCATCCGCGATTTTCTGGAAGGCATATCCGACGGACGCTCCGAGCCGCAGGGCATGGCCGCGCAGCCGGAAACCATGGCCCACAACCTGTATTCCATTGCCTACCAGTTCTATAAAAACAAATTCGGCCTGAGCCGCCACGTGAACCGCGACCTGCTGCTCCGCTTCGCGGACCGCGCCCTTACCTCCTCGCCGGAACCGACAGGCGGCTTCATCTCCCGGCTGCACAGCCTCATAGGGTTCCGCCGCGCCAAGCATGTTTTTGCCCGCCCGCCGCGCAGCGTGCAGGGCCTGCTGCAAAAGGAGGCGGAAGAAATTATCTGGAATGATGCGGAACTGCGCACCCTCATCAATACGCTGGACAACAGCGGTGTCGCTTCCGAACAGGCATGGTTCCGCTTTGTAAACCACGCCTCTGAAACGGTGATGAAAAACCTCGCGGATTCGCTCATGGGTCACGCGCTGGGAGCCAACCTGTTCAGCGTATTCAACACCATAGGCTCCGCCGGCTCGCTGTACGCCATGCTGGCGCCCTACTTTGTGGCATACAGCCTGTTCACCAAGGACAGAACCTTCTGCACGGAAACCCGCGACCGCTTCATCCTGCAGGAAGGGCCGCGCCCCCGCCTGCATATAGGCCACTTTACGGATACCTACTACGATGTGAACGGCGTGGCGCGCACCCTGCAGATGCAACTGGACATTGCGCACAAAACGGGCAAGCAGCTCAAGGTGATAACCTGCGCGCCGGAAGCCGATTTCGCCGCCTCGTGCGACAAACGCCCCGGCGTGGTGAACTTCAGCCCCATAGGCACCTTTGCCATGCCGGAGTATTCGGAACTGCGCCTCTACTACCCCCCGGTGCTGCGCATGCTGCAATACGCCTACGAACAGGACTTCACCCACATACACTCCGCCACCCCAGGCCCCGTGGGATTGGTGGCGCTGGCGGTTGCGCGCATTCTGCAACTGCCCATTCACGGCACCTACCACACGGCCTTTCCCCAGTACGTGAGCATGCTCACGGATGACACGGGGCTGGAAGACGCCATGTGGCGGTACATGATATGGTATTACAACCAGATGGACCGTGTGTACGTTCCCTCGCACGCCACGGGTGAGGAGCTTATCGCCAAGGGGCTGCCGCGCGAAAAGGTGGTATTCTACCAGCGCGGCATAGACACGCAGCGCTTTCATCCCTCCTACCGCAACGGCTTTTTCAAGCGCTACAACCTGGACACCGTGCCGGGCACGGGTGAAATGAAATTCATCTACGTGGGCCGCATCTCGCGTGAGAAAAATATCCATGTCCTCACGGAAGCCTTCCGGCTGGCGGCAACGCGGCAGCGCAACATACGCCTTGTCATCGTGGGCGACGGACCCTACCGGGAAGAAATGGAACGCGACCTTGCCGGTCTGCCCGCCACCTTTACCGGCTACCTCACCGGAGACGACCTTGCCGCGGCATACGCCTCATCGGACGTGTTTGTCTTTCCCTCCGGCACGGACACCTTCGGCAACGTGGTGCTGGAAGCGCAGGCTTCGGGTTTGCCCGTCATTGTGACCGACATGGGCGGGCCCAAGGAAAACCTTATTCCCGGAGAAACGGGCCACATCGTGCCGGAAGGCGACCCCGTGGCACTGGCAGAGGCCATTATGCTCATGGCGGGACAGCCCGAGCGGGTGGAGGCCATGCGCACGGCGGCACGGGACTACACAGAGGGGCGTTCTTTCGAAGCCTGCTTCATCCATCAGTGGGAGATGTACCGCGAAAAACGGGTGGCATAG
- a CDS encoding class I SAM-dependent methyltransferase, which translates to MRSAVIPPILDLTKQVVRAAVRPGDTVVDATVGNGHDTLFLAELVGPAGHVYGFDIQAQALDAARARLQAAGCLERTTLLHAGHEQAGTMLPPAAQTSLACAMFNLGYLPGGDKARVTTPQATLIALRTLLSMLRPHGILTVHCYTGHNGGEAEGHAVLEWAHGLEWETHRVARYDFCNKPRNGEALLVIERV; encoded by the coding sequence ATGCGTTCCGCCGTCATTCCCCCCATACTGGACCTGACCAAGCAGGTGGTGCGCGCCGCCGTGCGCCCCGGCGACACCGTGGTGGACGCCACCGTGGGCAACGGGCACGACACTCTGTTTCTGGCGGAATTAGTGGGACCGGCGGGCCATGTCTACGGGTTCGACATTCAGGCTCAGGCGCTGGATGCCGCCCGGGCGCGGCTTCAGGCAGCGGGATGCCTTGAACGCACAACCCTGCTCCATGCGGGCCATGAACAGGCGGGTACCATGCTGCCCCCCGCCGCGCAGACATCCCTTGCCTGCGCCATGTTCAATCTGGGCTATCTGCCCGGAGGCGACAAGGCGCGCGTGACCACGCCGCAGGCAACGCTCATTGCCCTGCGCACGCTGCTTTCCATGCTCAGGCCACACGGCATTCTTACCGTGCACTGCTACACCGGACACAACGGCGGCGAGGCAGAAGGCCATGCCGTTCTGGAATGGGCACACGGACTGGAATGGGAAACGCACCGCGTTGCCCGTTATGATTTTTGCAACAAGCCCCGCAACGGGGAGGCGCTGCTGGTGATAGAACGGGTCTGA
- a CDS encoding universal stress protein translates to MDIQKILLPVDGSVHSLRAVHEAVLFAKIFKAEILLLHCNEVFPNLKMKEDYVREVTEHANKVLGPARDILQDNGIRYMERVVDHAPTEAISELAEREKVDMIVMATRGANPLQGLLLGSVTQRVLKTAPCRVLVVR, encoded by the coding sequence ATGGATATCCAGAAAATTCTTCTTCCCGTTGACGGATCGGTGCATTCTCTGCGCGCCGTACACGAGGCGGTCTTGTTCGCCAAGATTTTCAAGGCCGAGATCCTGCTCCTGCACTGCAACGAAGTCTTCCCCAACCTGAAAATGAAGGAAGATTATGTCCGCGAGGTAACGGAGCACGCCAACAAGGTGCTCGGACCCGCCCGCGACATCCTGCAGGATAACGGCATCCGCTATATGGAGCGCGTGGTGGACCATGCCCCCACAGAAGCCATTTCCGAACTGGCGGAACGGGAAAAGGTGGACATGATAGTCATGGCCACCCGTGGTGCCAACCCTCTGCAAGGATTGCTGCTGGGCAGCGTTACCCAGCGGGTGCTCAAAACCGCCCCGTGCCGGGTGCTTGTGGTCCGCTAG
- the lgt gene encoding prolipoprotein diacylglyceryl transferase, whose translation MLTYPAMNPVAFSIGSYHVHWYGLMYLFGFLAAWALGRHRAKQPGSGWNPEMVDDLITYCVVGVVLGGRLGYVLFYDLSFYMQNPGHLVQIWNGGMSFHGGLLGVIACFWLFARKHGLSIFDIGDFASPLVAPGIFFGRIGNFINGELWGRHTTSAVGMVFPDGGPFPRHPSQLYEAALEGLLMFVLLWVYSGRRPPRRCVSGMFLIVYGMFRFSVEFFREPDAHLGFVALDWLTMGMLLCVPMVMLGVFLYLRGIRLDERPGMAR comes from the coding sequence ATGCTTACCTATCCCGCGATGAATCCGGTGGCGTTTTCCATCGGCTCCTACCATGTTCACTGGTACGGCCTCATGTATCTGTTCGGATTTCTGGCCGCATGGGCTCTGGGCAGACACCGCGCCAAGCAACCCGGTTCCGGCTGGAACCCGGAAATGGTGGACGACCTTATCACCTACTGTGTGGTGGGGGTGGTGCTGGGGGGCAGGCTGGGGTACGTGCTGTTCTACGACCTTTCGTTCTACATGCAGAATCCGGGGCATCTGGTGCAGATATGGAACGGCGGTATGTCCTTCCACGGCGGGCTGCTGGGCGTTATCGCGTGTTTCTGGCTGTTTGCGCGCAAGCACGGCCTGAGTATCTTTGATATCGGCGATTTTGCCTCGCCGCTGGTGGCACCGGGTATTTTCTTCGGCAGGATAGGCAACTTCATAAACGGCGAATTGTGGGGCAGGCACACCACCTCGGCTGTGGGCATGGTCTTTCCGGACGGCGGCCCTTTTCCGCGCCATCCCTCGCAGCTTTACGAAGCCGCTCTGGAAGGTCTGCTCATGTTCGTTCTGCTGTGGGTCTATTCGGGAAGACGCCCGCCCCGCCGCTGCGTTTCCGGCATGTTCCTCATCGTGTACGGCATGTTCCGCTTTTCTGTGGAGTTTTTCCGCGAGCCGGATGCGCACCTGGGCTTTGTGGCACTGGACTGGCTCACCATGGGCATGCTGCTGTGCGTTCCCATGGTCATGCTGGGCGTGTTCCTGTATCTGCGGGGCATACGGCTGGATGAACGCCCCGGCATGGCCCGGTAG
- the infA gene encoding translation initiation factor IF-1: MAKEDAIEVSGVVQEALPNAMFRVTLENGLDVLAHISGKMRKFYIRILPGDSVKVELSPYDLTRGRITYRMK; this comes from the coding sequence ATGGCCAAGGAAGATGCCATAGAGGTGTCTGGTGTTGTGCAGGAAGCCCTGCCCAACGCCATGTTTCGCGTGACGCTTGAAAACGGGCTGGATGTGCTGGCCCACATTTCCGGGAAGATGCGCAAGTTCTACATCCGCATTCTGCCCGGAGACTCCGTGAAGGTGGAACTTTCCCCTTACGACCTCACGCGCGGGCGCATCACCTACCGCATGAAATAA